In the Bactrocera tryoni isolate S06 unplaced genomic scaffold, CSIRO_BtryS06_freeze2 scaffold_11, whole genome shotgun sequence genome, one interval contains:
- the LOC120779553 gene encoding uncharacterized protein LOC120779553 codes for MEQYNVTQAKAKRLRFNPTKKWLFEEEKSLIKFLPQNRDFEKPKSQMYYRRFAKESNIAVDWKLTRSKVRFMRTTYNKAKAWEGLTGAGSMEGETMKGKILFMKWMKFSRLLRLYAKANV; via the exons ATGGAGCAATATAATGTTACACAG GCAAAAGCAAAGCGGTTGCGTTTCAACCCAACCAAAAAGTGGCTGTTTGAAGAAGAAAAGTCATTGATTAAATTTTTGCCACAAAACAGGGATTTTGAG aAGCCAAAGTCTCAAATGTATTATAGACGATTTGCAAAGGAGAGCAACATTGCGGTGGACTGGAAGCTGACACGCTCGAAGGTTCGTTTTATGCGTACAACATATAACAAAGCAAAAGCATGGGAAGGCTTGACGGGTGCAGGGAGTATGGAAGGCGAAACTATGAAGGGgaagattttg tttatgaaatggaTGAAATTTTCG CGTCTACTGCGTCTGTATGCGAAGGCGAATGTATAA
- the LOC120779578 gene encoding signal peptidase complex subunit 3-like encodes MHTVLTRGNATVAYSLSVLACLTFCCFLSTVFLDSRTTAHVSTVKVLVKNVPDYGASREKHDLGFLTFDLETNLTSLFNWNVKQLFLYLTAEYKTPDSVLNQVVLWDKIILRGENSALDFKNMNTKYYFWDDGNGLKNNKNVSLYLSWNIIPNAGLLPTIRSLGSHTFKFPAEYSIASV; translated from the exons atgcatACCGTTTTAACGCGCGGAAATGCCACTGTGGCATATTCGTTAAGTGTTCTCGCCTGcttaactttttgttgttttctttcgACAGTCTTTCTCGACAGTAGGACTACTGCACACGTAAGCACTGTAAAGGTGTTGGT gAAAAACGTTCCTGACTATGGCGCCTCCCGTGAGAAACATGATTTGGGTTTTCTTACCTTCGATTTGGAGACGAATTTGACAAGCCTCTTCAATTGGAATGTTAAACAATTGTTCCTTTACCTGACCGCTGAATATAAAACTCCAGACAGTGTGCTAAATCAAGTTGTGTTGTGGGACAAAATAATATTACGCGGAGAAAATTCTGcattagattttaagaatatGAATACAAAGTATTACTTCTGGGATGACGGCAATGGTTTAAA gaacaacaaaaatgtttcgCTATATCTGTCGTGGAATATCATACCAAATGCAGGCTTGTTGCCAACAATCAGATCACTCGGATCTCACACATTCAAATTCcctgctgaatattcaattgcCTCGGTGTAA